In the genome of Campylobacter concisus, the window ACGACTTTAATAAATTATCAAATTTATCTCCGCTTAAAAGCTCATGATCTTTACTTATTTTTTGAAATTTTACATTAGTTTGCGCTTTTATCTCTCCGAAAATATAGGCAGCGTGATTTTTATTTTCGTGATCTTTTATGTCATATCTTTTTGCTTCAAAACCACAGATTTTTACACTCTTTGTGGGCGAAACTTCTATTAGGCTTTCGTGGCTAAGTCTGTATTCTACTAATTCAGAAACGCTTATCATATTTAGGTTAAATTTTTTACAGAATTCCTCCAGATAATCACGTCTTGCCATTGTGCCATCTTCTTTTACAATCTCGCAAATCGCTGCCATTGGACTAACGCCAGCAAGTTTGCAAAGATCAACTGATCCTTCAGTGTGACCTGTTCGAACGAGTACGCCGCCTTTTTTTGCAATAAGCGGAAATATATGCCCAGGCCTTACAAAATTTTCAGGCACTGAATCAGTATTAGCAGCAAGTCTAATCGTCATATCACGCTCATAAGCACTTACGCCTGTCGTTGCTTCCTTTGCATCAATCGTGACAGTAAATG includes:
- a CDS encoding 3,4-dihydroxy-2-butanone-4-phosphate synthase (bifunctional enzyme DHBP synthase/GTP cyclohydrolase II; functions in riboflavin synthesis; converts GTP to 2,5-diamino-6-hydroxy-4-(5-phosphoribosylamino)pyrimidine; converts ribulose 5-phopshate to 3,4-dihydroxy-2-butanone 4-phosphate) is translated as MAFENVLKAIEDIKNGKMVIMVDDEDRENEGDLVFSATSSDMQKVNFAITHAKGVLCLAMDEANAKRLDLPLMVSKNTSSHETAFTVTIDAKEATTGVSAYERDMTIRLAANTDSVPENFVRPGHIFPLIAKKGGVLVRTGHTEGSVDLCKLAGVSPMAAICEIVKEDGTMARRDYLEEFCKKFNLNMISVSELVEYRLSHESLIEVSPTKSVKICGFEAKRYDIKDHENKNHAAYIFGEIKAQTNVKFQKISKDHELLSGDKFDNLLKSLDFLSKNGGVLLFLDSNKSDASSQKDYGIGAQILKYFGISEIELLSSNKNKEFVSLAGFGLDIEGYKEI